Proteins found in one Amycolatopsis aidingensis genomic segment:
- a CDS encoding IclR family transcriptional regulator → MSEGMRTVLSAFRVLEEVAYHQPAGVGDLARRLGLPKSTVQRALRTLWTAGWICPDGAEVTRWVLTTRALQIGSRAIVDLSVRDAAAAVLPELRGQTGETAHLMVLEGDRAVLIERVETDHPVRAVIPLGSHVPLHGSSNGKAMLAYLSRTEVEEIVGPKLERYTENTIVDLDEFHAELGRVRERGYAANLGEWRADITAVASPVFDSTGVPVASLSVSAPADRMPEDTRKRYGKLVTEAAQRVSATLGFRGPAGAA, encoded by the coding sequence ATGAGCGAGGGGATGCGGACCGTACTCTCCGCCTTCCGCGTACTCGAGGAAGTCGCCTACCACCAGCCCGCCGGTGTCGGTGATCTCGCCCGCAGGCTGGGCCTGCCGAAGAGCACGGTGCAGCGCGCGCTCCGGACACTGTGGACTGCCGGGTGGATCTGCCCGGACGGCGCGGAGGTCACCCGCTGGGTACTCACCACCCGCGCGCTGCAGATCGGCAGCCGCGCGATCGTGGACCTGAGCGTGCGGGACGCGGCCGCGGCGGTGCTGCCGGAGCTTCGTGGCCAGACCGGGGAGACCGCGCACCTGATGGTGCTGGAGGGTGACCGGGCCGTCCTGATCGAGCGGGTGGAGACCGATCACCCGGTGCGCGCGGTGATCCCGCTCGGCAGCCATGTTCCGCTGCACGGCTCCTCGAACGGCAAGGCCATGCTCGCGTATCTTTCGCGGACCGAGGTCGAGGAGATCGTCGGGCCGAAGCTCGAGCGCTATACCGAGAACACCATTGTGGACCTCGATGAATTCCACGCCGAGCTCGGCAGGGTGCGGGAGCGCGGCTACGCAGCCAACCTCGGCGAGTGGCGGGCCGACATCACGGCCGTCGCCTCCCCTGTCTTCGACTCCACCGGCGTCCCGGTGGCCAGCCTCTCCGTCTCCGCACCGGCGGACCGGATGCCGGAGGACACCAGAAAGCGGTACGGGAAGCTGGTGACCGAGGCCGCCCAGCGGGTCAGCGCCACCCTCGGCTTCCGGGGTCCGGCCGGAGCCGCCTGA
- a CDS encoding glycoside hydrolase family 6 protein: MRTESPGRRRGSRRRHRAVTGVATSALMGAALLAGGGSPATAQERVDNPYAGATVYVNPLWAAKAAAEPGGEAVADEPTGVWLDRISAIEGNDSPTTGGFGLRDHLDEALAQDADLIQIVIYNLPGRDCAALASNGELGPDELGRYESEYIDPIAEILSDPAYAELRIVTTIEIDSLPNLVTNVGSRPTATEQCDEMLANGNYVNGVGYALSRLGAIPNVYNYVDAGHHGWIGWESNFEPSAEIIYEAANANGAEPSDVHGFIANTANYSALVEPHFDVDDTINGQPIRAQSSWVDWNDYVDELSFAQAFREQLVEEGFDPGVGMLIDTSRNGWGGSDRPAGPGPTTSADAYVDGGRIDRRIHVGNWCNQAGAGLGERPQADPEPGIDAYVWMKPPGESDGSSEEIPNDEGKGFDRMCDPTYGGNPRNGNSATGALPDAPISGHWFSAQFQQLLANAYPPIGSDPGDPGDPGDPGDPGDPAGCTVDYQLQNEWNTGYVAAVTVHNDGDSSVPSWTLTFGNPAGQQVTSSWNAEVTQQGETVTATGSGWNGSIPAGGSVSFGFQGTHSGSHAAPAGFTLNDTACD; encoded by the coding sequence ATGAGAACCGAATCTCCTGGTCGGCGGCGCGGCTCGCGTCGCAGACACCGCGCCGTGACCGGGGTGGCCACCTCGGCGCTAATGGGTGCGGCCCTGCTGGCGGGCGGGGGTAGCCCGGCCACCGCGCAGGAACGGGTGGACAACCCGTATGCCGGCGCGACGGTGTACGTCAACCCGTTGTGGGCGGCCAAGGCGGCCGCCGAACCGGGCGGCGAGGCCGTGGCCGACGAGCCCACCGGGGTGTGGCTGGACCGGATCAGCGCCATCGAGGGCAACGACAGCCCGACCACCGGCGGCTTCGGTCTGCGCGACCATCTCGACGAAGCGCTGGCACAGGACGCCGACCTGATCCAGATCGTCATCTACAACCTGCCCGGCAGGGACTGCGCGGCCCTGGCCTCCAACGGTGAGCTGGGCCCGGACGAGCTGGGCCGGTACGAATCGGAGTACATCGACCCGATCGCGGAGATCCTGTCCGACCCGGCCTACGCCGAGTTGCGGATCGTCACCACGATCGAGATCGACTCGCTGCCCAACCTGGTCACCAACGTCGGTAGCAGGCCGACCGCGACCGAGCAGTGCGACGAGATGCTGGCCAACGGCAACTACGTCAACGGGGTCGGGTACGCCCTTTCCCGGCTGGGCGCGATTCCCAATGTGTACAACTACGTCGATGCCGGGCATCACGGCTGGATCGGCTGGGAGTCCAACTTCGAACCCAGCGCGGAGATCATCTACGAGGCCGCGAACGCGAACGGAGCCGAGCCGTCCGACGTGCACGGCTTCATCGCCAACACGGCCAACTACAGCGCGCTGGTCGAGCCGCACTTCGACGTGGACGACACGATCAACGGTCAGCCGATCCGGGCGCAGTCGAGCTGGGTGGACTGGAACGACTATGTGGACGAGCTGTCCTTCGCTCAGGCCTTCCGGGAGCAGCTCGTCGAGGAGGGCTTCGACCCGGGCGTCGGCATGCTGATCGACACCTCGCGCAACGGCTGGGGCGGGTCGGACCGGCCGGCCGGTCCCGGGCCCACCACCAGCGCCGACGCCTATGTGGACGGTGGCAGGATCGACCGCAGGATCCACGTGGGCAACTGGTGCAACCAGGCGGGCGCCGGGCTCGGGGAACGGCCGCAGGCCGATCCGGAACCCGGGATCGACGCCTACGTCTGGATGAAGCCGCCCGGCGAGTCGGACGGCTCCAGCGAGGAGATCCCCAACGACGAGGGCAAGGGCTTCGACCGGATGTGCGACCCGACCTACGGCGGGAACCCGCGCAACGGCAACAGCGCGACCGGTGCCCTGCCGGACGCCCCGATCTCCGGGCACTGGTTCTCCGCCCAGTTCCAGCAGCTGCTGGCGAACGCCTACCCGCCGATCGGCAGCGACCCCGGCGACCCCGGTGACCCTGGCGATCCCGGTGACCCTGGCGATCCCGCCGGTTGCACGGTGGACTATCAGCTGCAGAACGAGTGGAACACCGGCTACGTGGCCGCGGTGACCGTGCACAACGACGGCGACTCCAGCGTGCCGAGCTGGACCCTCACCTTCGGCAACCCGGCAGGGCAACAGGTCACCAGCAGCTGGAACGCCGAGGTAACCCAGCAGGGCGAGACGGTGACGGCCACCGGCAGCGGCTGGAACGGCAGCATCCCGGCGGGCGGCTCGGTGAGCTTCGGCTTCCAGGGCACCCATTCCGGGTCGCACGCCGCACCGGCCGGGTTCACCCTGAACGACACCGCCTGCGACTGA
- a CDS encoding pentapeptide repeat-containing protein, with protein sequence MSGVHAATDERARLRADCANCFGLCCVALPFAATADFAVDKEAGTPCRNLRPDFRCGIHARLREEGFAGCTVFDCQGAGQQVSQVTFAGRDWRTEPELAGQMFQVFAVMRQLHELLWYLAEALALPAAAPVHAQLRRARANIEGLTSGEAAMLAGLDVAGLRAEVNPLLLRTSELVRAGVPGRRKNRRGADLIGARLRGTDLRGANLRGAYLIAADLSRADLRTADLIGADLRDADLRGADLTDGIFLTQPQVNAAKGDAATRLPRGLERPAHWRA encoded by the coding sequence ATGTCCGGGGTGCATGCGGCGACCGACGAGCGGGCCCGGCTGCGGGCGGACTGCGCGAATTGTTTCGGGCTCTGCTGCGTGGCCTTGCCGTTCGCGGCCACTGCCGACTTCGCGGTGGACAAGGAGGCCGGTACGCCCTGCCGGAACCTGCGGCCGGATTTCCGCTGCGGCATCCATGCCCGGCTGCGCGAGGAGGGCTTCGCGGGCTGCACGGTGTTCGACTGCCAGGGGGCGGGGCAGCAGGTTTCCCAGGTCACCTTCGCCGGCCGGGACTGGCGAACGGAGCCGGAGCTCGCCGGGCAGATGTTCCAGGTGTTCGCGGTGATGCGCCAGTTGCACGAGCTGCTCTGGTACCTGGCCGAGGCGCTGGCGCTGCCGGCCGCCGCCCCGGTGCACGCACAGCTGCGCAGGGCGCGGGCGAACATCGAAGGACTCACCAGCGGCGAGGCGGCCATGCTCGCCGGGCTGGACGTGGCGGGCCTGCGCGCCGAGGTCAACCCGTTGCTGCTACGTACCAGCGAGCTGGTGCGTGCCGGGGTACCCGGCCGCCGGAAGAACCGCAGGGGAGCCGACCTGATCGGGGCCCGGTTGCGCGGCACGGACCTGCGCGGGGCGAACCTGCGCGGGGCCTACCTGATCGCGGCCGACCTCAGCCGGGCGGACCTGCGCACCGCCGACCTGATCGGGGCCGATCTGCGCGATGCGGACCTGCGCGGCGCCGACCTCACCGACGGCATCTTCCTCACCCAGCCACAGGTGAACGCGGCCAAGGGGGACGCAGCGACCAGGTTGCCCCGCGGCCTCGAGCGTCCCGCGCACTGGCGGGCCTAG
- a CDS encoding DinB family protein, with protein sequence MPTDMFVDPDHDPRADPPARAGERETLLGFLRFQRATLELKCGGLEAADLARRAVEPSGLSLLGLVRHLAEVECGWFRNVLAGQEAPPLFCSAAEPDGDFTGAVADPAVVAEAWRAWRTEVAFADRFVAQAPDLEVTGQDPWRGPISLRWVLVHMVEEYARHNGHADLLRELIDGAVGQ encoded by the coding sequence ATGCCCACCGATATGTTCGTCGACCCGGACCATGACCCTCGGGCCGACCCGCCTGCTCGCGCGGGAGAGCGGGAGACCCTGCTGGGGTTCCTGCGCTTCCAGCGCGCGACCCTGGAACTGAAATGCGGCGGCCTCGAGGCCGCGGACCTGGCCCGCCGCGCCGTGGAGCCCTCCGGCCTGTCCCTGCTCGGGCTGGTACGGCACCTGGCCGAGGTCGAGTGCGGCTGGTTCCGGAACGTGCTGGCAGGCCAGGAGGCGCCGCCGCTGTTCTGCTCTGCGGCCGAACCGGACGGGGACTTCACCGGGGCGGTGGCCGACCCCGCGGTGGTCGCCGAGGCGTGGCGGGCCTGGCGGACCGAGGTGGCCTTCGCCGACCGGTTCGTGGCTCAGGCGCCGGACCTGGAGGTCACCGGCCAGGATCCCTGGCGGGGGCCGATCTCGCTGCGCTGGGTACTGGTGCACATGGTGGAGGAATATGCCCGGCACAACGGCCACGCCGACCTGCTGCGGGAGCTGATCGACGGCGCGGTGGGCCAGTAG
- a CDS encoding MbtH family protein, which translates to MTNPFDDENGRFLVLVNAENQHSLWPAFAEVPAGWEIVKSESSRQECLDYVEENWTDMRPKSLVEAMEGGKAG; encoded by the coding sequence ATGACCAATCCCTTCGACGACGAGAACGGCCGGTTCCTGGTGCTGGTGAACGCGGAGAACCAGCACTCGCTGTGGCCGGCCTTCGCCGAGGTCCCCGCCGGGTGGGAGATCGTCAAGTCCGAGTCCAGCAGGCAGGAGTGCCTGGACTACGTGGAAGAGAACTGGACGGACATGCGCCCGAAGAGCCTGGTCGAGGCAATGGAAGGCGGCAAGGCCGGGTAA
- a CDS encoding BCCT family transporter: MPTAENQPPAGPVRRYLRAHTNPPVFLVSVALVLVFLVTALVFTPAIEQGANAALEFITGKLGWFYVLAATFFLVFVLGVMLSRYGRLRLGPDNSRPEYRTLPWFAMLFTAGMGIGLVFYGVYEAPYHLRNAPISGSGEEAVTQAMNYTIFHWGLHPWAIYIVLGLSMGYFCFRKGLPLRPASGFYPLIGDRIHGWVGNLIDVLAVFGTLFGLATSLGLGAQQVNAGLSEVFGLAVNPTVQVAIIALITAVAVVSVMLGINKGIRRLSVVNLGLALLVMAFIFAVGPKLYILTGLADYTGFYLQNLVGSSFQVFNQDAQPEAASWQATWTLFYWGWWMSWSPFVGMFIARISYGRTIREFIGGALFAPVGASIVWFTVLGGTGLRYQQDGTVDIAGGAPESALFTLVGELPIGPVLAVLVSLLTVLVVTLFFATSSDSGSLVVDMLTNGGDPHPVRGQRLFWAVTEGAVAAVLLWIGGSTALDALQSAAITAGLPFAVVLLFLCAGLARAFRGERLAAAPSASRLATPDARVHDATKGEPVTDSATGRPARRPRGGLSSRS; this comes from the coding sequence ATGCCCACAGCCGAGAACCAGCCGCCTGCCGGCCCGGTACGGCGGTACCTGCGCGCCCACACCAATCCGCCGGTCTTCCTTGTCTCGGTCGCGTTGGTGCTGGTCTTCCTGGTGACCGCGCTGGTGTTCACGCCGGCGATCGAGCAGGGCGCGAACGCCGCACTGGAATTCATCACCGGCAAGCTGGGCTGGTTCTACGTGCTGGCCGCCACCTTCTTCCTGGTGTTCGTGCTCGGTGTGATGCTGAGCCGGTACGGGCGGCTGCGGCTCGGTCCGGACAACTCCAGGCCGGAGTACCGCACGCTGCCCTGGTTCGCCATGCTGTTCACCGCCGGGATGGGGATCGGGCTGGTGTTCTACGGGGTCTACGAGGCTCCCTATCACCTGCGCAACGCGCCCATCTCCGGGTCCGGCGAGGAGGCCGTCACCCAGGCGATGAACTACACGATCTTCCACTGGGGCCTGCACCCCTGGGCGATCTACATCGTGCTCGGCCTTTCCATGGGCTACTTCTGCTTCCGCAAGGGCCTGCCGCTGCGCCCGGCATCCGGCTTCTACCCGTTGATCGGCGACCGGATTCACGGCTGGGTGGGCAACCTGATCGACGTGCTGGCCGTGTTCGGCACCCTGTTCGGCCTGGCCACCTCACTCGGCCTCGGTGCCCAGCAGGTCAACGCCGGGTTGTCCGAGGTGTTCGGGCTCGCGGTCAATCCCACCGTGCAGGTCGCCATCATCGCCCTGATCACGGCGGTGGCCGTGGTGAGCGTGATGCTCGGCATCAACAAGGGAATCCGCCGGTTGTCGGTGGTCAACCTCGGCCTCGCCCTGCTGGTGATGGCCTTCATCTTCGCGGTGGGGCCGAAGCTCTACATCCTTACCGGCCTCGCCGACTACACCGGGTTCTACCTGCAGAACCTGGTCGGTTCCAGCTTCCAGGTTTTCAACCAGGATGCCCAGCCGGAGGCGGCGAGCTGGCAGGCGACCTGGACGTTGTTCTACTGGGGTTGGTGGATGTCCTGGTCCCCGTTCGTCGGGATGTTCATCGCCCGGATCTCCTACGGCCGCACGATCCGCGAGTTCATCGGCGGCGCCCTGTTCGCGCCGGTCGGCGCCTCCATCGTGTGGTTCACGGTGCTGGGCGGCACCGGCCTGCGTTACCAGCAGGACGGCACGGTCGACATCGCGGGCGGGGCCCCGGAGAGTGCTCTGTTCACGCTGGTGGGCGAGTTGCCCATCGGGCCGGTGCTGGCGGTGCTGGTATCCCTGCTCACCGTGCTGGTGGTGACGCTGTTCTTCGCCACCTCGTCGGACTCCGGTTCCCTGGTGGTCGACATGCTCACCAACGGCGGTGACCCGCATCCGGTCCGCGGCCAGCGACTGTTCTGGGCCGTCACCGAGGGCGCCGTGGCGGCCGTGCTGCTGTGGATCGGCGGTTCGACCGCACTGGACGCGCTGCAGTCGGCGGCGATCACCGCCGGCCTCCCGTTCGCGGTGGTGCTGCTGTTCCTGTGCGCCGGGCTGGCCAGGGCCTTCCGCGGCGAGCGGCTGGCCGCCGCGCCCTCGGCATCCCGGCTGGCGACCCCGGACGCGCGGGTGCACGACGCCACCAAAGGAGAGCCGGTCACCGACTCCGCCACCGGCCGGCCCGCACGGCGGCCGCGGGGTGGCCTTTCCAGCCGTAGTTGA
- a CDS encoding Hsp20/alpha crystallin family protein — MPGRGRKFRNPFRGVIDGVSEMNRMADRMTGADGGPVEQQPRGYANAWSPATDIVARGSDLLIRCELPGVHLDDVDVSLSRGTLTIAGERRQDDADTEVYVRERAYGQFRRDITLPEGVGEEHIEAELVEGLLRVTIAGSAGAPGSTRIDVRGSRTG, encoded by the coding sequence ATGCCCGGGCGAGGCCGCAAGTTCCGCAACCCGTTCCGCGGTGTGATCGACGGCGTCAGCGAGATGAACCGGATGGCCGACCGGATGACCGGCGCGGACGGCGGGCCGGTCGAACAGCAACCACGCGGGTACGCCAACGCGTGGAGCCCGGCGACCGATATCGTCGCGCGCGGATCGGACCTGCTCATCCGCTGCGAGCTGCCAGGGGTGCACCTGGACGATGTGGATGTCAGCCTGTCCCGCGGCACCCTGACCATCGCAGGGGAGCGCAGGCAGGACGATGCGGACACCGAGGTCTACGTGCGGGAACGGGCCTACGGCCAGTTCCGCCGGGACATCACTCTGCCGGAAGGAGTGGGCGAGGAGCACATCGAGGCGGAACTCGTCGAGGGACTACTGCGGGTGACCATCGCCGGTTCGGCAGGCGCACCCGGTTCCACCCGGATCGACGTCCGCGGGAGCCGGACCGGTTAG
- a CDS encoding bifunctional nuclease family protein — protein MSVVVPMHVKGVVLVPPETAPVMLLRETAGDQRWLAIAIGAPEAEALLAAQQQVEHPRPGTVELIGRVLEAFGRTLVRVEVTDLRDGIFLADLVLDDGLRVTARPSDAVAIGLRAGVPVEVAETVLDTAAVDIELADTVDPADPGSSMTTGEQERQIEDFRALLDQADPEDFRDN, from the coding sequence GTGAGTGTTGTGGTCCCGATGCACGTCAAAGGGGTGGTGCTGGTACCACCGGAAACGGCGCCGGTGATGCTGCTGCGGGAGACCGCTGGCGACCAGCGGTGGCTCGCCATCGCGATCGGCGCGCCGGAGGCAGAAGCGCTGCTCGCCGCCCAGCAGCAGGTCGAGCACCCCCGGCCGGGCACCGTGGAACTGATCGGCCGGGTGCTGGAGGCCTTCGGCCGCACCCTCGTCCGGGTGGAGGTCACGGACCTGCGCGACGGAATCTTCCTCGCCGACCTGGTGCTGGACGACGGCCTGCGGGTCACCGCCCGGCCCAGCGACGCCGTGGCCATCGGGCTGCGGGCCGGGGTGCCGGTGGAGGTCGCCGAGACCGTACTGGACACCGCCGCGGTGGATATCGAGCTGGCCGACACGGTCGACCCGGCCGACCCCGGCTCCTCGATGACGACCGGCGAGCAGGAGCGGCAGATCGAGGATTTCCGTGCCCTGCTCGACCAGGCCGACCCCGAGGATTTCCGGGACAACTAA
- a CDS encoding trypsin-like serine peptidase, producing MTAGLVTACSIVLAPAASSAPDVAGLDPATPVSDDGRVGSAVASSSGAEEKGDASAGFAGTGDLADATGVNTKPDPAADPAGADGDVQAGSIIGPDGRSRVNDTTTYPARATVYLTYTKPGGSTSWCTGWLYAPNAVATAGHCVHSGGSSGDWNYGFTVYPGRNGGSSPYGSCTVDTKYSVLGWTRDRNTEYDYGGLKLNCTVGDTVGWYGMRWQSASYDGTLIFSRGYPQDKPQATQWFTSDEVRQSDTRQLRYQLDTVGGQSGSPVYMFGCEGYCGIAVHTTGYSNHNRGTRITEQVFNNYQSWKN from the coding sequence ATGACCGCGGGACTGGTCACGGCATGCTCGATTGTGCTGGCCCCGGCGGCCAGTTCCGCGCCGGATGTCGCCGGGCTCGACCCTGCAACCCCGGTTTCCGACGACGGCCGGGTGGGCTCCGCCGTCGCTTCCTCGTCCGGCGCCGAGGAAAAGGGTGACGCCAGTGCGGGATTCGCAGGCACCGGCGATCTCGCTGACGCCACCGGGGTGAACACCAAACCCGACCCCGCCGCCGATCCCGCCGGTGCGGACGGGGACGTCCAGGCCGGGTCGATCATCGGGCCGGACGGCCGCAGCCGGGTCAACGACACCACCACCTATCCCGCGCGCGCCACCGTGTACCTGACCTACACCAAGCCGGGCGGCTCCACCAGCTGGTGCACGGGCTGGCTGTACGCGCCGAACGCGGTGGCCACCGCGGGCCACTGCGTGCACAGCGGGGGCTCCAGCGGGGACTGGAACTACGGGTTCACCGTGTACCCCGGCCGCAACGGCGGCTCCTCCCCGTACGGCAGTTGCACCGTGGACACCAAGTACAGCGTGCTGGGCTGGACGAGGGACCGTAACACCGAGTACGACTACGGTGGCCTGAAGCTGAACTGCACGGTCGGCGACACCGTCGGCTGGTACGGCATGCGGTGGCAGAGCGCCTCCTACGACGGGACGCTGATCTTCAGCAGGGGCTACCCGCAGGACAAGCCGCAGGCAACGCAGTGGTTCACCTCCGACGAGGTGCGCCAGTCCGATACCCGCCAATTGCGCTATCAGCTGGACACCGTCGGCGGGCAAAGCGGTTCGCCGGTATACATGTTCGGCTGTGAGGGTTACTGCGGAATCGCCGTGCACACCACGGGCTATTCGAACCACAACCGCGGGACGAGAATAACGGAGCAGGTTTTCAACAATTACCAGAGCTGGAAGAACTGA
- a CDS encoding CDP-alcohol phosphatidyltransferase family protein — translation MGRPADGGGRIRYFDHAFPLGPVAAYTARPRKPGPAGPSSLEVGLCTAGGHRTAAGGLVLQLVLLGLLAATTGLGAAGWLAGGGYGLAVYLALTLALRRGRGPLGPASQVTLVRATLTGGVTALAAEAMTGKAPTVPLVALATIALVLDAVDGKVARSTGTASPLGARFDMEVDASLILVLSALVAGSLGGWVLAIGLMRYAFLAAGVVWPWLRAPLPPRPGRKTVAAAQGIVLVAAASEVFPPPVALAGTALALAALTWSFGRDLGWLVGNRGQRAARCNRSRTRSRL, via the coding sequence GTGGGCCGCCCTGCCGACGGCGGTGGCCGGATCAGGTACTTCGATCACGCGTTTCCGCTCGGCCCGGTGGCCGCCTACACTGCGCGGCCACGGAAGCCGGGGCCCGCGGGCCCCTCATCGCTGGAGGTCGGGTTGTGCACAGCGGGCGGGCACCGGACCGCCGCCGGTGGCCTCGTCCTGCAACTGGTGCTGCTGGGGTTGCTGGCGGCCACCACCGGCCTCGGTGCCGCAGGCTGGCTGGCAGGCGGCGGCTACGGCCTCGCGGTCTACCTGGCCCTCACCCTGGCGCTGCGCCGCGGCCGGGGCCCGCTGGGGCCCGCGAGCCAGGTCACCCTGGTACGGGCCACGCTCACCGGCGGGGTCACCGCACTCGCCGCCGAGGCCATGACCGGCAAGGCACCGACCGTCCCGCTGGTCGCACTGGCCACCATCGCGCTGGTACTGGACGCGGTGGACGGCAAGGTCGCCCGCAGCACCGGAACCGCCTCCCCGCTGGGCGCCCGGTTCGATATGGAGGTCGACGCCTCGCTGATCCTGGTGCTCAGCGCACTGGTGGCCGGCTCGCTCGGCGGCTGGGTACTGGCGATCGGCCTGATGCGCTACGCCTTCCTCGCGGCCGGGGTGGTATGGCCGTGGCTGCGCGCCCCACTGCCGCCGCGCCCCGGCCGTAAGACGGTCGCGGCCGCGCAGGGGATCGTCCTGGTGGCCGCGGCCTCCGAGGTGTTCCCCCCACCGGTGGCCCTGGCCGGGACCGCCCTGGCACTGGCCGCGCTGACCTGGTCCTTCGGCAGGGATCTCGGCTGGCTGGTTGGCAACCGCGGGCAACGGGCCGCCCGCTGCAACCGTTCCCGTACCCGCTCCCGTCTGTAG
- a CDS encoding zinc-dependent alcohol dehydrogenase, whose amino-acid sequence MGGAAHAFWVRARGQGEIRPVELPEPGADEVLVRTLYSGISRGTEALVFRGGVPQSQYELMRAPFQEGDFPAPVKYGYLNVGVVERGPDALRGRTVFCLYPHQTRYVVPAAAVTPVPDPVPAARAVLAGAVETAVNAAWDAAPLLGDRISVVGAGMIGCCVARVLSRFPGTRVQLVDTDPGRAEVAAALGVDFATPQRAAAERDLVVHASGTESGLTLALELPVRDGVVVELSWYGDRRVALPLGEFFHSRRLVLRSSQVGTVSPARAGRRDHADRLALALELLADPAFDALVTGECRFTELPRVLPALLGDEPAALCHRVVYDR is encoded by the coding sequence ATGGGGGGCGCAGCCCACGCCTTCTGGGTTCGCGCGCGCGGCCAGGGCGAGATCCGCCCGGTCGAGCTGCCCGAGCCGGGAGCCGATGAGGTGCTGGTGCGCACGCTCTACTCCGGGATCAGCAGGGGCACCGAGGCGCTGGTGTTCCGGGGCGGTGTCCCGCAGAGCCAGTACGAGCTGATGCGGGCGCCGTTCCAGGAGGGTGACTTCCCGGCCCCGGTGAAGTACGGCTACCTGAACGTCGGCGTGGTCGAGCGGGGCCCGGACGCGCTGCGCGGCCGGACGGTGTTCTGCCTGTACCCGCACCAGACCCGGTATGTGGTCCCGGCGGCCGCGGTGACCCCGGTGCCGGACCCGGTTCCCGCGGCACGGGCGGTACTGGCCGGTGCGGTGGAGACCGCGGTGAACGCAGCCTGGGACGCCGCGCCCCTGCTCGGGGACCGGATCTCCGTGGTGGGGGCCGGGATGATCGGCTGCTGCGTGGCCAGGGTGCTGTCCCGCTTCCCCGGTACCAGGGTGCAGCTGGTCGACACCGACCCCGGGCGAGCCGAGGTCGCCGCCGCGCTCGGGGTCGACTTCGCCACCCCGCAGCGGGCCGCGGCCGAGCGGGACCTGGTGGTGCACGCCAGCGGCACCGAATCCGGGCTCACCCTGGCGCTGGAGCTGCCGGTCCGCGATGGCGTGGTGGTGGAGCTGAGCTGGTACGGCGACCGCAGGGTGGCCCTGCCCCTCGGCGAGTTCTTCCACTCCCGCAGGCTGGTGCTGCGCAGCAGCCAGGTCGGCACCGTGTCCCCGGCGCGGGCGGGCCGCAGAGACCACGCCGACCGCCTTGCGCTGGCCCTCGAACTGCTCGCCGACCCGGCCTTCGACGCGCTGGTCACCGGCGAGTGCCGGTTCACCGAGCTGCCGCGGGTGCTGCCCGCGCTGCTCGGCGATGAACCGGCCGCGCTTTGCCACCGTGTGGTGTATGACCGGTAG
- a CDS encoding 6-pyruvoyl trahydropterin synthase family protein, with protein sequence MFQLTVRDHVMVAHSFRGEVFGPAQRLHGATFVVEATFRRAELDQDNIVVDIGLATGELGQVLGELNYRNLDEQPEFAGVNTSTEFLAKVVADRLAERVHAGGLGAGAHGLAGITVTLRESPVAWASYERSL encoded by the coding sequence TTGTTCCAACTCACCGTCCGTGACCACGTCATGGTCGCGCACAGTTTCCGCGGGGAGGTCTTCGGCCCGGCGCAGCGGCTGCACGGCGCCACCTTCGTGGTGGAGGCGACCTTCCGCAGGGCCGAGCTGGACCAGGACAACATCGTGGTGGACATCGGGCTGGCCACCGGTGAGCTCGGGCAGGTGCTCGGCGAGCTGAACTACCGCAACCTGGACGAGCAGCCGGAGTTCGCGGGCGTGAACACCTCGACCGAGTTCCTGGCCAAAGTGGTCGCGGACCGGCTGGCCGAGCGGGTGCACGCGGGCGGCCTCGGTGCGGGTGCCCACGGCCTCGCCGGGATCACCGTCACCCTGCGCGAGTCGCCGGTGGCCTGGGCCAGTTACGAGCGGTCGTTGTGA